The Penaeus vannamei isolate JL-2024 chromosome 15, ASM4276789v1, whole genome shotgun sequence genomic interval CTACTTACTCCACACCAGGCACATGTATGGTGGAGCTCTTGCCTCCTGCAGGTGTAAGTACCGCATGTGACAGCAACAACTAATCTGCTCCTCACACGCAACCGGTTCCTTCCAGAAGAGCGTGGATGCTGCTCCGCGGGGGACTGACTCATGCATGTGTACCTTTCATGTGACCTTCGTGCATGTCTTAACCAAGGAACGTAGAgtaacgaaagtttcacgttgcGAGGAAGAAAAATTCGTTGCCAGTTTTTCGTGAATTGCTCGCTAACCGGCACGTCAGATACCGCAGTTTCAAACAACAAGTCGATAATTAAGAATGACTGTTGGCGGTTGTGGCGTGAAGCTTAGTGAGTCACtcccgattcttttttttttctaaagctcTGATAGTCAAAGGGAATGCCACCTTCTTCACTCTAACTTCCTTGGATCTAACAATGGTGCTCGTGCCTGCCGCATGTTGAGGAACTCACATGAACCTTTACAGTTCACCGATCGTGCGGAGAGAGCATAGACAGTGGACATGTTGGTTACTTCATAAGCAGCGGATCCTACACTCCGGGCATGTGCATGGTAACGCTCCACCCACCTCCGGGGGTGAGTCTCTGCTGCCTCATGTGTCGCGCGCTGAAAGGCCGGGATGTGAGGGTCTTTGGGTGCCCATGATGGTGTCTCGGTGTTCTCTCAAGTGGGTGTTTCAGGCTCTGATTTGTCCTCTTTTATAAGGATGCAGATCGATTCACGCACTTTTAAATGTGGACTCCATTGTGCGTACTCAGAATACCCATtcacatcttccttccttttagtGTGCATCGCGATTGCCATTACAGTCTTCACTAGTCACTACTATACACACTCTTTACAGGTATCTCATTTACCTTTACAACCCCTCTcagtcccccctttcccttcgttTCTATTCCCACGTTTccgttttttctcattttatcactcttctttcttttttgttctcctttcctcggtcttttcctcctattctacaCTTTTCCTGACTCCTCTTTTCAGCCCTTCATTCCCAGCACTATACCTACAGGATTACACAAAACACATGCCCCTACGGAtcagaagtaaaaaaatacaaataatgacaaaaatgataaaaacagcacaCGATACAGCTGCTGATATCAGACGGTCTGTAGAAAATTTCAAACACTAAGTTAAGATGAAATCGGGACACAATTTAAAGAATGGGTATGATTATTACATCGTGAAAATCTGAAGGCTTGGTAATGGTATTTGAGTAGATTGATATCCAGTGCTCGAAAAAACTCACAACACGCATGCTTGATCTATAAAATTACTAGGCATAAATCAAACTTGTATCCAATTAAAAAGTACACTAAATTAACACCTGGCCTTTATacgccatcatcataatctttatttgaATAATAACTTACATTATAATCATCCATTTTATTTGAGATATATTTGTCAAAAATGCATATACGTGGACAAACCAACACGTGCTTTCAAGTATGTGGTTAATGGGAtcagaagaaatgaaataaatgcttTCATCGGTGCCCCACAGACGTGCCAGATCTTGCTGGAGTTCGAAAGCTTCAATCTTATGGGCCCAGTGAACGGCGACTGTAACAACGACACTTTCATTGTTATGGGAGCCAACGCCGGCAGTCGAATCCCAGTCATCTGCGGCGCCAATACAGGACAGCACAGTTAGTGTCTCTCGGTTTCCTTACTCACTACTTCATTTTCACATATCTGATATTTTTTTAACGATTCTTGATTACAGTACTACCTAAATTTTATCATTTActgttaatgatgttaattacctgggtgatatttatgttaatatttgTCTGACAGTAATGTTGCTTCCTTTTCACAGTGTACATTGACGTTGACCAGTCAAACGGTCCCTACAAGATGATGGTCACGTCCTCCGCACTGGCTTATCCTAGAAGCTGGAAAATCAAGGTAACCTTCTTAGACGAGAATGACCCCTGCAAGGCCCCGCCTCGCTGCCTGCAGTACTTTAAGGAGACATCAGGCGCCATCACCTCATTCAACTTCGGCCCTGAACCAATGATGCTCACGAATCAGGTGGGTGCACTTGCACACGCGTAAATGCGCGCGctcgcatatatgcatatcactGTGATGGGATATACAAAATTCACGATGAAATTTGTTGAGCAAAATGATATTAGAATAATAGTATATAAGTCTGAAAATAAATTTGGCGTGATTTTGGGttttgatatcttttttttttgccccacAGGAATATTGCATTTGCTTCGGCTACAATCCCGGCTTTTGCGACATCGGCATGAACTTCAACAGGCTGGATCTTGGCAACATTAACGGTAATTGCGGTAACGACTACCTGGCCGTCGGAGCTGAAAAGTTGTGCGGAGACTTTGGTACTTTAACCGCTCAAGGTACGTCAAAAGTTATGCTTTTTAGCCAGTTACATGTAGCTAATTCTAATGTGTCCTTCAACCGTATTCATCTAAGCCTCATACTTATGGCAAGAGAAAATCCCATTTATTTATGGCCTTTGATGTCGGCCAGCTCTTGATGCAGGCATTTTCAACTGCTTACCATTCCCGTGCTCTTCCAGCCAACGCCACCGGCCCCATCTCGCTGTGCGTGTTCTCAGACGACAACAACGACCGCGAGGAAGAAGGCTTCAATGTGAACTACCTTATGTTGGCGTGTTAATAGCGGCGACGTTTTTATTATCAACCTAATTCCCCCATTCCCCTGCCTTCGCAATCTCACCAACTGCGACGACCACCGTGTCGACTTCCATTCCCGTGGAAATCGTGTTGTGTGGCGCGGGTCGTGGTACTGAGTGTCATTaaactctcccttcacccttcccccacaaGGACTCTTGGGCAAAGAGTGATCGCCAGGCAGTTCCTCCAGAACTTGCGACTGTCCGAGAGCTTCAGTATGTGAGGCAAGAGTCACCTCTATCACCGTGTGTAATATAGTGTACAATATGTGGGCAGCAAGAGACATTGTATAGCACTGTACagaatgatttattatttttgtatcgaGTCAGGAATGAAGCGAGTGATGTTTGTGCGAGTGAATGTTTTTGAGTGTTTATTGTTAATATGTTTACATTACTATCTGTTAAGTTATTGACaatgtaatttattttatttattatactaCTGAGAGAAATAAGGTAGCGATATCAATCTTTCGCTATACTTCTCAGGGCAATTATGTGTCAAGCAGAGACAGTTTGTTACTGTATCGAAACTAATCCTACACcaataaacgaaaaaatacatTCCACCGCTTTTTCTAGATTCCTCCTCCTGCAACAATTCCAATTACCAACGTGATGTTAGGTAGAACTTCGTTAATTGGAAATTAGACATATGTTTTGCAACTCTGATGTATGATGAACACAGGTATTTTATACATATAACCCAACAAACAATTGTATTGCCAAACTCCATTCAAGCtaggtcattttttttatttatttatttattttttatttttttattttttgctttacgAAGAAACTTTGCATTCAGCAACATGAAACAAAAGAGTATTATTATCTTGTTCACATTTTTCTGAGAAAGGTTTCTCTAAGATACCTTTCATCTACATTATTCCAAGATACACATTTATGTGaaacaattaaatatatacagaaaaaaaaataaaggaacctAAATGAAATTTCTAACTCACTTTTGCTTGGCTCTTTTATTAACATCTTTCTCCACCAGAGTCCAAAAGGAGCACACTTCATCACCTATAACCCACATCCTGATACAGGGAAGAAAAGGTCACAGTCTAATAGGTGCCTCCTTTGCGCCCAAAAGTGTCTTGTATCATTTGTGCTGCAGGATGCATGACACTTCAATAGCTATACTCACTGGCTACATTTATAACATTAAACACAAATATTTCACAGTCTAAACAATAGTAACACTATCTTACATCTCAACCTTTAACAATCTCATAATTACTAATTACATTTGACATAGTTGAcagttgataaatatatatgtcatgcttcataaaataaaaatcttgcaTTCATGGCATAAAATTGATCAAATGAATCCTTTATTTCTGAGGAACATCCAAAGAATGTTTAAGTAACTAAATTACCTTAAATATTTAGGCATCAACCTAATTCATTCACACAAcgtatgtattttcatttatataaacatattttgtatatactaCTGCAATAAATGGAATgtaaaataaatcacaaaagacATAAATGTACCTGTAACCTCAGTATCCTTTATAATTAAAAGCAGTATTTACATAGCCAATATTCACAGTCAACTCACAACACGTTTACTCATTAGTCGATACATCACAATCATTTACACACAGCAACAGGACTAGGGAACACAACTGCAATAGTAACAGATAAATACTGTACTTACTCTCAAACTACAGTTATAGCTATGTTGGCCACCCTTATCACTGGGTTGATGTTCCATGTCTTTCCTTTGTTTCAATCTTTCTTTGGAAGTCTTAAAATAAAGGTGTTGACTGCATTTTACCTGAGTTTGATATTTTATAAATGCAGATGCGTGTTGCTGAATTACTGAAAGTCTGCCTGCTACCACTTTCAAGTATCTGCAGGTACAAAAAGGCTGGTGTGTATTCTTTTGCTGGACCACCATTCATAGTGCTTCGTAAATAAATGAAGATTTTTGTAACCCAATCATATCATACATTCAACTGCACCATGCATCCCATACATCtgaaagatatttatataatgttacaCAATCTCAAATTTATACTGTTACATAAGCACCTACCATgattttgtgtacacacacaaaaacatacacacacacacacatatgtgtgtgtgtatatgtgtatatatgtataaatatatgtataaataaattttatatatatatatacatatatatatatatatatacatatatatatatatatatatatatatatatatatacatatatatacatatatatatacatatatatatacatatatatacatatatatatatatatatacatatacatatatatatatacatatacatatatatatatatgtttatacatatatatatatagatatatatatatatatatacatatatacacacacacacacacacacacacacacacacacacacacacacacacacatatatatatatatatatatatatatacatatacatatatatacatatatatatacatatatatatccatatatatatacatatacatatatatacatatacatatatatacatatatatatatatatacatatatatacatatatatacatatatatacatatatatacatatatatacatatatatacatatatatacatatatatacatatatatatatatatatatatatatatatatatatatacatatatatacatacatatatatatatatacatatatatatatatgtatatatatatatatatgtgtatatatatatatatgtgtgtaaaagtatatatatatttatatatatatacatatatatacatatatatacatatatatatacatatatatacatatatatatatacatacatatacatacatatatatatatatatatgtatatatatgtatatatatatgtatatatatgtatatatatgtatatatatgtgtatatatgtatatatatatgtatatatgtgtatatatatgtatatatatgtatatatgtgtgtatatatgtgtgtatatatatgtatatatatatatgtatatatatatgtatatatatatatacatatacatatacatatacatacatacatacatacatatatatacatttatatatatatatatatatatgtatatatatgtatatatatatatatgtatatatatatgtatatatatatgtatatatttatatatatatatgtatgtatatatatatatatatatatatatatatatatatatatatactatgtatgtatgtatgtatgtatgtatgtatgtatgtatgtatgtatgtatgtatgtatgtatgtatgtatatatatatatatatatatatatatatatatatatgtgtatatgtatatatatgtgtaaatgtaaatgtaaatgtaaatgtaaatgtaaatgtaaatgtaaatgtaaatgtaaatgtaaatgtaaatgtaaatgtaaatgtaaatgtaaatgtaaatgtaaatgtaaatgtaaatgtaaatgtaaatgtaaatgtaaatgtaaatgtaaatgtaaatgtaaatgtaaatgtaaatgtaaatgtaaatgtaaatgtaaatgtaaatgtaaatgtaaatgtaaatgtaaatgtaaatgtaaatgtaaatgtaaatgtaaatgtaaatgtaaatgtaaatgtaaatgtaaatgtaaatgtaaatgtaaatgtaaatgtaaatgtaaatgtaaatgtaaatgtaaatgtaaatgtaaatgtaaatgtaaatgtaaatgtaaatgtaaatgtaaatgtaaatgtaaatgtaaatgtaaatgtaaatgtaaatgtaaatgtaaatgtaaatgtaaatgtaaatgtaaatgtaaatgtaaatgtaaatgtaaatgtaaatgtaaatgtaaatgtaaatgtaaatgtaaatgtaaatgtaaatgtaaatgtaaatgtaaatgtaaatgtaaatgtaaatgtaaatgtaaatgtaaatgtaaatgtaaatgtaaatgtaaatgtaaatgtaaatgtaaatgtaaatgtaaatgtaaatgtaaatgtaaatgtaaatgtaaatgtaaatgtaaatgtaaatgtaaatgtaaatgtaaatgtaaatgtaaatgtaaatgtaaatgtaaatgtaaatgtaaatgtaaatgtaaatgtaaatgtaaatgtaaatgtaaatgtaaatgtaaatgtaaatgtaaatgtaaatgtaaatgtaaatgtaaatgtaaatgtaaatgtaaatgtaaatgtaaatgtaaatgtaaatgtaaatgtaaatgtaaatgtaaatgtaaatgtaaatgtaaatgtaaatgtaaatgtaaatgtaaatgtaaatgtaaatgtaaatgtaaatgtaaatgtaaatgtaaatgtaaatgtaaatgtaaatgtaaatataaatgtaaatgtaaatgtaaatgtaaatgtaaatgtaaatgtaaatggaaaagtaaatgtaaatgtaaatgtaaatgtaaatgtaaatgtaaatgtaaatgtaaatgtaaataaatgtaaatgtaaatgtaaatgtaaatgtaa includes:
- the LOC113818998 gene encoding uncharacterized protein isoform X2; translated protein: MTGACAWRLEGGSLPGGWRTIRSLDPDLEALVVLRYPGTPHSASTLRCWFDKHSDTGSRMLSRVLLVVALAAAAHAAAVAEESDRDSKLFPVINIITFDNAPCTAQSGEMGTCYSQKECEGLSGTPSGTCANGFGICCVFHRSCGESIDSGHVGYFISSGSYTPGMCMVTLHPPPGTCQILLEFESFNLMGPVNGDCNNDTFIVMGANAGSRIPVICGANTGQHMYIDVDQSNGPYKMMVTSSALAYPRSWKIKVTFLDENDPCKAPPRCLQYFKETSGAITSFNFGPEPMMLTNQEYCICFGYNPGFCDIGMNFNRLDLGNINGNCGNDYLAVGAEKLCGDFGTLTAQANATGPISLCVFSDDNNDREEEGFNVNYLMLAC
- the LOC113818998 gene encoding neuropilin-1 isoform X1, which codes for MTGACAWRLEGGSLPGGWRTIRSLDPDLEALVVLRYPGTPHSASTLRCWFDKHSDTGSRMLSRVLLVVALAAAAHAAAVAEESDRDSKLFPVINIITFDNAPCTAQSGEMGTCYSQKECEGLSGTPSGTCANGFGICCVLTATCDGTISVNGTYFTSPGYPSTYSTPGTCMVELLPPAGTCQILLEFESFNLMGPVNGDCNNDTFIVMGANAGSRIPVICGANTGQHMYIDVDQSNGPYKMMVTSSALAYPRSWKIKVTFLDENDPCKAPPRCLQYFKETSGAITSFNFGPEPMMLTNQEYCICFGYNPGFCDIGMNFNRLDLGNINGNCGNDYLAVGAEKLCGDFGTLTAQANATGPISLCVFSDDNNDREEEGFNVNYLMLAC